In Streptomyces chartreusis NRRL 3882, the following are encoded in one genomic region:
- a CDS encoding serine hydrolase domain-containing protein: MKQRASRTVSFGLAVALSAGTAALAPSAHAAQPQRDHEATRIALRALVEKGGLPGVAAKVQEGRRSWFAAAGHADTATGRERSPGDHFRGASITKTFVATVLLQLEAEGRLSLDDTVERWLPGLVQGNGYDGDEITLRQLLNHTSGIANYTDDPAFANDAAGPGFPEHRYDTHTPGELVAIALKYPPLPDPETTPVYSNTNFVIAGMVIEEATGRSYAQEITRRIVRPLKLRGTSFPGTSPHMPKPHPVGYSRLHQEAPDARIHDATEQNMTWLGAAGDVISTSGDLNRFQRALIKGELLPPEQMEKMLDEVPAGGGLGYGLGVESAQLSCGVKVVGKSGRTNGSLSAMVGTQDGKHQLTFNINGDWLPDPSLYINVIEAEFCGRAPSRTDKPSALPRLG, from the coding sequence ATGAAGCAGCGGGCTTCACGCACCGTCTCATTCGGCCTGGCCGTGGCGTTATCCGCCGGGACGGCGGCACTCGCCCCGTCCGCGCACGCGGCACAGCCGCAGCGTGACCACGAGGCGACCCGGATCGCACTGCGTGCTCTCGTGGAGAAGGGCGGACTGCCCGGAGTGGCCGCCAAGGTCCAAGAGGGCAGGCGGAGTTGGTTCGCGGCGGCCGGTCACGCCGACACCGCGACGGGCCGCGAGCGTTCTCCCGGCGACCACTTCCGCGGGGCCAGCATCACCAAGACCTTCGTCGCGACCGTCCTGCTCCAGCTTGAGGCGGAAGGCAGACTGAGCCTCGACGACACCGTCGAGCGATGGCTGCCGGGCCTGGTGCAGGGCAACGGCTACGACGGCGACGAGATCACTCTGCGTCAGCTCCTCAACCACACCAGCGGCATCGCCAACTACACCGACGACCCGGCATTCGCCAACGACGCCGCAGGGCCCGGCTTTCCGGAGCACCGGTACGACACGCACACGCCCGGGGAACTCGTGGCGATCGCGCTGAAGTACCCGCCGCTGCCCGACCCGGAGACGACGCCGGTGTACTCGAACACCAACTTCGTCATCGCGGGGATGGTCATCGAGGAGGCGACGGGCCGCTCCTACGCGCAGGAGATCACCCGCCGCATCGTCCGACCGCTGAAGCTGCGCGGCACGTCGTTCCCGGGCACCTCACCCCATATGCCGAAACCCCACCCCGTCGGCTACTCCCGGCTGCACCAGGAGGCACCCGACGCCCGAATCCACGATGCCACCGAGCAGAACATGACCTGGCTGGGCGCGGCCGGTGACGTGATCTCCACCAGCGGTGACCTCAACCGCTTCCAACGGGCCCTGATCAAGGGCGAGTTGCTGCCCCCGGAGCAGATGGAGAAGATGCTCGACGAGGTGCCCGCGGGGGGCGGGCTCGGGTACGGACTCGGGGTCGAGTCCGCGCAGCTGTCCTGCGGCGTGAAGGTCGTGGGCAAGAGCGGCCGGACGAACGGCTCCCTGTCCGCGATGGTCGGCACACAGGACGGGAAGCACCAGCTGACGTTCAACATCAACGGTGACTGGCTCCCGGACCCGTCGCTCTACATCAACGTGATCGAAGCGGAGTTCTGCGGCAGGGCCCCGTCCCGCACGGACAAGCCGTCGGCGCTGCCCCGGCTCGGCTAG